One part of the Prochlorococcus marinus str. MIT 9313 genome encodes these proteins:
- a CDS encoding CCRG-2 family RiPP, which translates to MTNNELTIEELKSVSGGLMKCEVKDTLPPVIPYLSPQVSVSRMKLGVWIDGNTVNTQGFTPTTDLPDGDYCY; encoded by the coding sequence ATGACAAACAACGAACTCACTATTGAAGAGTTGAAAAGTGTTAGTGGTGGTCTTATGAAATGTGAAGTAAAAGATACTCTCCCTCCTGTTATTCCATATCTTTCCCCACAAGTTTCAGTCTCTAGGATGAAGCTAGGTGTTTGGATTGATGGAAATACAGTCAATACTCAGGGTTTTACACCAACCACAGACCTGCCAGACGGCGACTACTGTTATTGA
- a CDS encoding CCRG-2 family RiPP: protein MTNNELTIEQLQSINGGGVFAKLDGFGSRISRSNQRRVVIHPDLIIDPVHKVGLRGNGDAAERAVAVPAFL, encoded by the coding sequence ATGACAAACAACGAACTTACGATTGAACAGCTACAGTCCATCAACGGTGGTGGTGTATTTGCGAAGTTGGACGGCTTCGGTTCAAGAATTTCACGATCAAATCAACGTAGAGTAGTTATCCATCCAGATCTTATTATTGATCCTGTTCATAAAGTTGGATTGAGAGGGAATGGCGACGCAGCTGAACGTGCTGTTGCAGTTCCGGCCTTTCTGTAG